Below is a genomic region from Gemmatimonadaceae bacterium.
CTGCAGGCGTTGCTGCTCTTGCTGCTGTTGCTGGCCGCCCCGTTGGGCCCCGGCGGTCGCCGCCATGACCAGGGCCGTCGCTACGCCCAGGACCAGTCCCTTACGATTTCGCATATCTCCCTCACTATTCGTGCCGCGGTTCGTGTCGCCGGGCAATCGGAGGCGGCAGCCCCGCTCGCCGCGCAGTGTGCTTTCGAATCGTACCCGGATCCGAAGAACCGAACTGTCGGCGTTTGCGACACGTCCTTGTCGGGAATTGACCGGACTTTCCGGGCGCGAACGATCGACGCCGCTACGAGGCCACGGCGGCTGCGGGCGCTTCGATCTCCACCATGACTTCGGCGCCATGCACCAGCGTGTTGTGCGCCGGGCAGCTGCGCGCCACGCGCTCCAGCATCGACGCGTACTGGTCGGGCAGCGCTTCGGGAAGCAGCACGCGTACGGTGTAGCGCGCGATGCGCCCCGGGTTCTGCGCGCTCACCTGATCGAGTTCCACCCGCATGCCCTGGTAGGGCAGCCCGCGGGCTTCGCAGAACTGCTGCACGTAGAGAGCCACGCAGGTTCCGAGCGACGCCCCGAGGAGTTCGAGGGGCATGGGACCGGCGTCCTCGCCGACGCCCGCCGGCTGGTCGACGATGAGGCGGTGCGAGCGGATCTGGGCGGCGAACTTGAGTCCGCCCTCGTGCGTGATCACCATCGGTCCCCGCCCCTGATGCCTGGCCATCGATTACGCTCCTGTATGAGTATATAACGAACTAGACATATAGTGATGTTAACGAGGCCGGCCGGCGTTCGCCAGCCCCGCCCACAGACGCGAAATCGTCCCCGGCGCAGGAGCGACGGCGGCGGACGGAGCGCGGATTGTTGGGAACTTGGGGGTGGGCGGGCGGCCGGGGGCGGCCAGGAGAGAGTGTCGCGCGGCTAGTTGTGGATGTTCGGCGGGCCGGATCGCGGAGAGTATCGGTTTCGCGGATCGCGGGCCACTTCCGGTTTGGTCCAATCGGCGGAATAGCTCCGATCGTCGATCCCGTTGGGCGCGCTCCGGATCCACGGCCACGAGGGATCCGGCACCCCATCGTTGACGGCCGCCGCGGCGCGCGCCATCAAGATCAGCGGATCCACCGGCGAGTACTTCAAATTGTCGATCGCGGCATAGCCCACCCGGAGTTCGCGCCGATAGGGCGCGGGCGCGGCTTCGACCCGCTGCCGGAGCACCGCTGACATCCGCCGCGCGAACGCTACCGCCCCTACGTGATCGGTCACGGGCGCGATGACGCCGATCTCCGCCGTCCCCAGGGGGCCGAGCACGTCGGACGTGCGCGCCGCGTTCACCATGCCACTCACCGTCTCGCGCTCGCGGAGCAGCGTGGCGTCCACGGAAAACACCAGGCAGGAGAGCGCCGCATGCATGCGCACCATGAGGGCGCCGAGTTCCCGGGCCCGCAAGCCGAGCACGCTGCCGGCCACCGCCGATGTGCTGGGCACCTCGGGCGCCCCATAGTCCTCGGCCGATGCCATCCGCCGCGTGCGCACGTGGCTCTCGATCCGCCGAGCCAGTTCGTCCAGCGGCGTGTCGCGCTCCAGCACTTCCTGGGGCACTGCCTGTGCGTCCGAGAACTCATCGGGGAGCCCCTCGCCGGCCGTCCCCAGCAGGAGCACCGGCACCTCGGGCGATAGCCCCACGTCATGGCGGAGCATCGTGCACGTCTCGAGGCCGGTCATGTCGGGCAGTTGCTGCTCCAGCAGCAGCACATCAGGGCGGGCACCGCGGGCCAGCGCCAGCGCCATTTTGCCGGTTGACACCCTGATCACCGCGAAGCCACGATCTTCCAACGCTTGGGCGAGGTCGCGGTCACGGTCCGTGGCCATTAGGATGACCGGAGGGGAGATTTGGGTAGGCATGTGCTAATACGCGTAGCAAGAGTCGCGCCTGACCATCGGCTCTAACACAGGGAGCGC
It encodes:
- a CDS encoding OsmC family protein; its protein translation is MARHQGRGPMVITHEGGLKFAAQIRSHRLIVDQPAGVGEDAGPMPLELLGASLGTCVALYVQQFCEARGLPYQGMRVELDQVSAQNPGRIARYTVRVLLPEALPDQYASMLERVARSCPAHNTLVHGAEVMVEIEAPAAAVAS
- a CDS encoding response regulator, producing the protein MATDRDRDLAQALEDRGFAVIRVSTGKMALALARGARPDVLLLEQQLPDMTGLETCTMLRHDVGLSPEVPVLLLGTAGEGLPDEFSDAQAVPQEVLERDTPLDELARRIESHVRTRRMASAEDYGAPEVPSTSAVAGSVLGLRARELGALMVRMHAALSCLVFSVDATLLRERETVSGMVNAARTSDVLGPLGTAEIGVIAPVTDHVGAVAFARRMSAVLRQRVEAAPAPYRRELRVGYAAIDNLKYSPVDPLILMARAAAAVNDGVPDPSWPWIRSAPNGIDDRSYSADWTKPEVARDPRNRYSPRSGPPNIHN